GGAGTCACCCATCTCTGACTCTTGTGGACTGTTGTCCATGTAGGAAGGCAGTTATTAAGGGCTAAATTGTGTGCCTCCCCAACCTCAATAAATgaatccccagtacctcagaatgtagcCGTAATTGTTgatagagtctttttttttttttttgagacggagtctcactttgtcgcccaggctggagtgcagtggcgcaatctcggctcactgcaagctccacctcctgggttcacgccattctcctgcctcagcctcccgagtagctgggactacaggcgcccgccaccatgcccggctaattttttgtatttttagtagagacggggtttcatcgtgttagccaggatggtctcaatctcccgacttcgtgatccacccgcctcggcctcccaaagtgttgggattacaggcgtgagccaccgcgtgttGATAGAGTCTTTAAAGAGGCAATTAAATGAAAACGAGGTAATTAGAgtaggccctaatccagtatgactggtttccttttaagaagagggaatttggggccaggcatggtgagtcaggcctataatcccaatactctggaatggtgaggtgggaggatagcttgagaccaggagttcaagactccgtctcttaaaaaaaatttaaaaactacaaaataagaagaggaaatttgaacacagacatgcacagaggaaaTATGACctggagacacagggagaagatgccatctacaagctaaggagagagagaagaaaggaggaggagtaggaaaaggaggagaagaagaagaagaggagaagaaggaaggagaaggagaagaagaagaagaaaccaacactgctatgtctcaaaaaacaaagaaaccaacaccttgatctcagacttccagcctccagaactgtgaaaaaattaatttctgttgtttaagccacccactcTGTGGTAccttgttatggcagtcctagcaaactaatacagcagTCAATACATTAATACAATATAATGCTACATGTCCAATCCTTTGTCTCCTTATCTGTAGATCATAGATACCACTAGCACTTACCTCCCAGgcctggaaaaataaattaagtaatgCATAATATCTAGAAGATAGTACACACTCAGTAAATGGCAGCTGATGACTaatgttattttttccccaatatgGCAAAAGCAAGATTTAAGTATCATATGGTTTAATCCTTGTGGGCAGATCATTAAATGCAGAGCCATAATGTAAATTCTGACATTCAGGAGTCCCTAACAGAGTATTAGAGCAAACTAAATCAAGAATTTTCAGATGTACAGGGAAATAAGCAAGATAAATATGTGaataacaaaatattgaaaatagaaaaagtggAAGTCGCACTGAAGCAGGTTGTTCTGATATTCCACATTAGTGAAGAACCTACCAAGCTGCCTAAACAGAGGGAAGGAGCATAGCCCTGGGAGCCCCTTGGAGATTGATATCCTACTCCATATTTGCTAGCCTGGTAACTTAAATACCTCAATGAGTGTGTAATTCTCTTGAttgtctgcaaaatggagataataataaaatCCCACTTTTCTTACAAGGACTTTATGAGATGATGTCCCTGCTTCCAAGCATGTTCTTGGAACCTGGATGAGGTGTATATATGAAAGTTACTGTGAAACAGTCATTACAATTTACTTTTCCTTTCAACAAAATAagcttgagaaataaaagtaaatataattttgtaaatgTTCCACCACAATGTAAGCTTCTCCaggtcatatatttttatatttcctgagTTGGGCATACAATAGTGgctcaaataaataatacattagtGAAACCAGTGTTTTCTCAGATCTGTATCAAGTACCACTAGAGTTGTGGAAAATGTTTATAAGTAGTTTATgaactttgcttttttaaatgttGGAACAGAGAATAAGAATATCATTCTCTTTTCTATGCTCTTTAAATCTTTCTGATTAGCTGACTGGAAAAGTGTCAATTTGGTGCTAGTCGATGTTTAAGGCCTCTCTAACACTTGTtaatctttcctctctctcttttttatttttcaattttataacaAAGAACAGTTTTTAGACTCCAAGTAGTAGATAGCAAACAGCATATAACTATAATtgaatattattgttttattttatgctgTTTTATAGTTACCTTCTCTTTATTATCAGAGGTAGAAATTTTCCACTAGAATAGTGatgtaaagcttttaaaataaattgatttcattttctaCATAGTGTAGCTTGTATCCaaatacaggaaaaagaaaaaaaattttaaagtggtaCTCACGTAACTGAAGTTTGAACAATactacataaaataatataaccAATGTCATAAAACCGGACATGGCAACAGATACTATGGTTATACATCCAGCCTTCTGTATATGTGCATTCTGCTTCCATGGTTTCAACCAACCAAGGATCCAAATATTTAGGGGAAAAcatcaaaaataacaacaataaaaaagtgaTATGAAAAAACCACAATATGacaactatttatatattatttgcatgttttaagTATTATacgtaatctagagatgatttaaaatatagggAAGATatatgtaggttatatgcaaatactacaccattttatacaaGGGATTTGAACATCCAGGGCTTTTGGCATGCTAGAGGAACCAATTCCCCATGACGCTAAAGACTACAGTATTTtacattatctttataaattataagtctatttatgttatatgaaatataaattatgcTGTAATATTAACTGTAACTGCTATACGAATTCAGAAAGGGTAAATATTCTGGAATGCTATAATTTGGGAAAATTTCTTGGAAGAGCTATGACAAGGTTCAACCTTTATTCAAGAGTTATTACCTTTGTTCAAGAGTTATTACCTCTCAGAGCTATCtgagggtcaggaatctgggagcAGCTTAGCTGGATGGTTTTTACTCAGTGTCTGTCTCTCATGAGGTTTCAGTCAACGACTGTGATTACCTAAAAGCTTGACTGGGACTGTAGCTTCCAAGTTGCAAGAAGAGGTTCCCTTATGTCACTGTTGGCTAGAGGATTCATTTTCTTCCCACACATCTCTAGAGGGCTACTCTTAATAAGGGCTGGCTTCCTTCCTCTAGAGTGAGTGATCCAAGAGAGATGGGCAATGATCAAGATGGAAATCTGTTATCTAATCTTGGAAGGGACataccatcacttctgccatattctgttgACCAACCCTGGTGCAATGTGGAAAGGGCTAcccaaagatgcaaatatcagACGCCATCTTTTAGGCTGTTTCCACAGTACACACTGAAAAATGTGTCTCTCAGCCCTTACAGGCATAATATCACCCGGGGAGTTTCAAATATACCAGatgcggccaggtgcggtggctcacgcctgtaataccagcactttgggaggccgaggcaggcagatcacttgaggccaggagttcgagaccagcctggccaacacagtgaaaccccatctctactaaaaatacaaaaaaaaaaaaaaagttagctgggcatggtggtggacacttgtaattccagctactcgggaggctgaggcaggagaattgcttgaacctgggaggcggaggttgttgtcagccaagattgggccactgcactccagcctgggcaacagagcaagactccatctcgaaaaagaaatgtgtgcatATACCAGATACTCAGGCCCCTCTCAtgatcaattaaatcagaatctctgcagTAGGGTCTAGTTAATGGTATTTTTCCCCCACAAAGTTATACCAACGATTGGGACGTATGATTAAAGTTGAGGGCCATTAGgtgaaagaagaatgagaaattgGGAATATAAAACTGatatataggccgggcgtggtggctcacacctgcaatcccagcactttgggaggtcgaggcaggtggaccagCTGAGGTCGAAGttctcaagaccagcctgaccaacatggagaagccctgttttgattaaaaatacgaaattagctaggcatggtggcgcttgcctataatcccagctactttggaggctgaggcaggagaattgcttgaacccgggaggcagaggttgcaatgagccgagattgcgccattgcacttcagcctcggcaacaagagctaaactccatctcaaacaaacaaacaacaacaaaaaaacaaacaaaaaaaaactgatgtaTAATTGAAAGGGCCATTTGATTATTACCTAATTATGTGGATAATGTACTACACAAGGAAATATGAGAGATTTCGCTGTCTTGCTCTGAGACAGGTAGAAATAAGTTGCAGAACACTGAAATTCAGAAGTAGGGACATGTATCACATGGTGGGCATGGCTTTAAATGTTTGAAACAGTCTTATTTCTCACAGGCCCATGTTTGTGGTGTTTCTGATGCTCCCAAACTGGACACAGATTCAAAATTTGTGATTCTCCCACCAGCATTTGTTTAGTTCAGGAAGCTGTGGGGAAAGAGTActattctggggaaaaaaagccaaCTGCTGAGAGTGAAAGACTTTGAGTTCCCATATCTTTAGGGAAGGGTCTGGCACTTATTTGGGATTCTTCATACCCTGACTCACCCTGGGAGGTTTTCCTTCCTTATGTCCTGAGAGGTTGAACAAACAAGTAATGACACATGTGGAGTGCCTTGCATGTTGTCCCTTTAAAGTCCAGGATCAGGGGGTTAAGATGAGTACAGCTGGTCACACAAAACCCACAGCTTTCTACAgctattaaaaatttgaaatataggACAATACTATCCAAAGATACTATAGTGTCATATAAGTTCCTACACATTCTTGAAGCTGCTTCCCCATTTCTGTTACTCCACTTCCAGCGACTTTTCTCCTTGTTCCCTCTGTTCCAGCCACATTGACCACTTTGCTGTTCCTTGACTAATACCAAGTATCTCTCCTTCCCACAAACACCTCAGGGCCtctttacttattcattttttattctgccTACAATCCCCAAAGGCCCACTCCCTCATCtcctcatctttttaaaaatttcaccttCTTGATGAACATTCTgtaattatgttatttaaaataagaaatacaaagcctatctttcttttctgctttattttcctccccaacatttaatattatcttacatcataaaagatatatattttttgttcccTTATTAGAAAATAAACTGTGAGTGCATAACTTTTTGTCTGTTTAGTTCACTATAATATTTCTGGTCTAGAAGAGTTTCTGGCACACAGCATGTGCTCAAAAAGTATCTactgaaagtaaaaaaagaaCTGGAAAGCAGCACTGCATGGGCGGAGCTTTGTGATTCAGTTTGATAGATAGGCGAGGGTGCCCTAAGCCTTTCAAATGctgaataaatatataagatTCCtctttaatatatatgaaatatgtgtaTAATCATAATTCACAAAGTATTCTCACTGATCCTTACAATGGTCACATGACTATGAATTGCTGTTATCTCTAACTTACAAATATAGAAGCTGGGTGTCAAAGAAACCAAAATCTTGACCTCCTGAAGTGGTCATTTGTTTTAGGAGTTGGTCTCCTAATTTCAACACTGAGTACCAGTGTAAGTCCCATAGGCCAACCATAAAAGAGAAGACAGGTAATGTGGGTTAAAAATAgattaccaaaaattaaaaaaaagaaaaaaatggattacaaaacaaaaatattaaagacaaatAGAAGACTATGTAGAAACAAATTGTATTTCTGAGATTATTGGTTCTAAAGGAACTGAAGTTATAAAGATACAGGAAAGACAAGAAGGTCTCCGCTTGCTCATAGGCAGGGTGTATATGTGTGGGAATGGTTCAAACAGGAAGGAACTCTAGAGAAGCTTCAAGACagaaaaacaatgcaaatttTAAGACATATAAAAGGTTTCAGGGGAAGTAAGACTTGGGATTGGCCTCAAAGTGTGGACAGAATTTGAATGGTGAACCAACAGTGACTACAGAAATGGAGGACAGCTATAAGAAACATTTCAGGGAATAATAATTGTACTTTGTGAGCCtaatattatttcattccttgACTGTATCAGTAACAGTACTAATTTCAGATTGAATAATGTGGGTGGATCTAGTAAAGCAATagacttcttctttctctcttttttttttttttagttggagtcttgttctcttgcccaggctggagtagagtggtgtcatcttggccgactgcaacctccacctcccaggttcaagtgattatcgtgcctcagcctcccgagttgctgggattacaggcgcatgcccaccaggcctggctaatgtttttgtatttttagtagagacgaggtttcaccatgttggccaggcgggtcttgaactcctgatcttaagtgatctgcccaccttggcttcccaacaggctgggattacaggcatgagccacagcgttGGCCTAGCAATAGACTTCTGTAAATGTTTCTAGCAACATTTTGGAAGTTGGAGAGAAGACAGTCACTGGCTTTGTCTGCAGACTTGGCTCCTTAACTGTCCTTGGTGCCTTAACTGTCCTTGGCTCTCTGAGCTCATAAATTCAGCCTAGATTTTGTGCTTTTCATTCACATAGGCCCTTCTAAGGCCTCCAGCTTTTTGATGAGAAAAGATTGACTAATACCTAGAAAAACAACAAAGGTGTTAGGTTTCATGATCCTGGTATCTGACAGTCTGTAGAACAATTGGGACTTGTATTTCCACACTGAttcctggaaaaggcaaaatggcTTTCCCAGCCTAAAAACTGGGAGACTGCACTTCTCTCTTGGAGAAAAGGCCTTCTCATGACTCTCCCACCTTCACATTTCAAAAAGATTGcctttttgtttagaatttcccccttattacagaaaaaaacagtaaGGAGAATATAGAGTGAGATGAAATGTGGAGCTGACTCAGAAAAGAAACTGACCTACATTCTAAACTCTTAACCAAGAAAAAATTTGATCATATTAAAATTATGGTAAACAAATGCCATTCCTTATAATGGTGAGACATTAAAGGTGAGGAAAACATGAAGCATAATCAATTTACATCTTAAATTAGAGGAACTTCATAGGACAGGTGTGAAAGTGGGGAGAAGCATGGAGTACTTTGGTCTACTTAggacaaatgtaaaaaaaagtaattagTAGAAAAATTCCATCTGCCAGCATGGCATCTGGATTAGCAAGGAAGGATCCAAACCTCATTTCTAACTGGTGGGAAGAGGTAATATAAATTGGTtctaatttctttccttcctctttctccatttTAATCTCAACACCTTTAGGTCATTTTGTGCAAATTAGGCAAGAAAGCACATTCCCTGCTTTcatgttacaaaagaaaaattgaaagagaaTGCCACCTGGATTACATGGTAGTCACTGAGTATCCTACCAGGTGGCCTGAAAATTGTGGTGTAACCTGCAAAACGTCCAGTGATATTTCAGTAGAGGTTGATAGGACTTTAAATACTTGGTTTTCTAGACAATAACTCAACAGGGGATTCTCGGTGTTGAAATTGAGCCTGGATAAGTGAAATTCGCACAATAAAACTCCCGTTTTGTGTATTTGACGTTTGTAACATAAAATACTTAGTAGCAGATAATATCGGAAATATCATAAGGCCACAATGTATCTTTTGCATAAATTAAGAAGCATTTATGAAAGGCTTTAGGTTAAAGCTAACTGAACATTTCAAAACTAGGGATATACGAGCGTCAGTTCTATTTAGGAAGTGTGAATATCTCTGAAAAGAGTCCTTAGGGTGTGGGTCAGGAAGAACCTGGTGGAGTGTGAGTCAGGAAGAACCTAGTGGGGTTCCAAGTGGACGAACCAGCAAGGAGCTCACTTGGAGCTGGTGTGCTTGGTTACGGCCTTGGTGCTCTCGGACACAGCATGCGTGACAGGCGAACAGCCGTCTGGATCTCCCTGGAGGTGATGGTCGAACGCTTGTTGTAACGCGCCAGGCGGGAAGCCTCGCCCGCAATACGCTCGAAGATGGCATAACGAAGGTGTTCAAGATCCCCATTGCTTTGGACGAGATGCCGGTGTTGGTGGACCTGCTTCAGCACCTTGTACAAGTACACGGAGCAGCTCTCCTTGCGGCTGCGCTTTCGCTTCTTGCCTTAGTAATAGTCTTCTTGGAACCCTTTTTCGGGGCTGTGGCCGACTTGGTGGGGTCAGGCGTGTTGTAGTTTAACTGCAAAAAGGGTACAAGGAATAGGAAAaagcggccgggcgcggcggcgcacgcctgtaattccagtactttgggaggcggaggcgggcggatcacttgaggtcaggagttcgagagcagcctgaacaacatggcgaaaccatgactcttcaaacaaatgtaaaaaattagctgggcgtgtgatgcactcctgtaaccccagctactggggaggctcagggaggaggatcgcttcggccaggaaggcggaggttgcggtgagccacgatcgcgccactgctctccaacctgggcggcaaagccagaccctgtctcaaggggaaaaaaaaaaaaaaaaaaaagtcgccaggcgcggtggctcacgcctgtaatcccagcattttgggaggttgaggcaggtggctcacctgagctcaggggttcgagaccaggatgaccaatatggtgaaaccccgtctctactaaaaaatacaaaaattagccgggctatGGTGGcgacgcttgtaatctcagctactcaggaggccgaggcaggagaatcacttgaacccaggagcggaCGTTGCAGCGACCGGAGatcgtaccaccgcactccagcccgggcgagagggagaccctgtcttaaaaaaacaaaaaaagaagaagaagaaaaagctgtGTGTTGTAACGTCCTGTTCACGAATTCTTATGCAAATGAGCTGATTAATAAAATAGTGTGTAGGACTGGTGGCGATTCTAGATGACGTCATACACACGTTTGTCCAATCCAAAGAAGCATATTTCATAACAGCGATTCCATTGGTTGAAATAAAACTGTAATTTGAGCCAATGGCACAGCTTTATTTTCGCGCCCAGTATTGACTATAAGTAGTGGAGCTCTGGTGAACTTCTCTCGGCTGTTCTCAGTTCCTCCATTTATCGTTTCTTCGTCATGTCGGGACGCGGCAAGCAGGGAGGCAAAGCTCGCGCCAAGGCCAAGACCCGCTCTTCTCGTGCCGGTCTCCAGTTCCCCGTGGGCCGAGTGCACCGACTGCTCCGCAAGGGCAACTATGCTGAGCGGGTCGGGGCCGGCGCGCCGGTTTACCTGGCGGCGGTGCTGGAGTACCTGACTGCCGAGATCCTGGAGCTGGCGGGCAACGCCGCCCGCGACAACAAGAAGACCCGCATTATCCCGCGCCACTTGCAGCTGGCCATCCGCAACGACGAGGAGCTCAACAAGCTGCTGGGCAAAGTAACCATCGCTCAGGGTGGCGTCCTGCCCAACATCCAGGCTGTGCTACTGCCCAAGAAGACCGAGAGTCACCACAAGGCCAAAGGCAAATAATGTCTCCATAGAATCACTTTCCAATACAACGGCTCTTTTCAGAGCCACCTACTATTTCTGCGGGAGAGCTGGGCCACTGGTTAAACATTTGGAATGTTTGTTATGAAAAGATAAAGCATTTTTCATCTAGAGCTTAGGAATGACTTTTAGGAAAAACCTTACAGGATTCAGGTGACATGTTTAAGTCAGAATGTGAACTAGTTATTTAATGTAGGGCTTACAAGAATGTTCGCTGTGTTTATTCATCTCGTGTTATATGAACTAgaaccaataaaaaaaaatccagagccaggctcagtggctcacgcctgtaatcccagcacttttggaagctgaggcgggaagatcgctgGAGCTCATGAATtcgagatctgcctgggcatcatagcggatacaaaaattagccgaccgGGGTGGTGCACGCCTTTAGTCCTAGCACTTcacagaggctgaagtgggacgatcccttgagccggggaggctgaggctgcagtgagccgagaccacgccactgcacgccagcctgggtgacagagcgagaacctgacttgagggaaaaaaaatccagtacAGAATGAATGACATGGTCATATCAAATTGGCATGTAATAGAGACCCCATCTTGAAACTTGCTACTATATTGTCTTGTGCGTTGATAGCATATTATATTAATGCCGAACACATTAGTGACGCCGAAGTAGCTGGCGCCTAAATGGCTTAAACGCGGAAAAACCACATACAGATGATGGAACAAAAACTGGCCAATCAGATTATAGAGcgggctttttaaaatgtaagaagcTTCTTTGTAGCTAGGCGTCAGACAAAAAGCTTGACACAAACTTAACAAAAACCAACGGCTGGAATTCATACTCTAATAACAGACTGCATGGATAAACTACGTGGGGAGTCCAACCAACACCCTGGACTCTTGCTTGCCTTGCGTTACTCGATTAGGGTTGAGGGAAACTGCCCGAGATTTTTCGAATGCAAGGAATCTTGCTGCCTGATCTAACATGTTGTGCACAGCCATTTTTTAGAGATCTCTGGGTGGCTCTGAAAAGAGCCTTTGGGGCTTTGTTGCGGTTTTCACACGCCAGCTTCCTACTTCTTCTTGGCAGCCGCCTTCTTGGCCTTTGCAGCTTTAGGTTTTGCTGCTTTGGGCTTAGCGGCTTTGGGCTTTGCCGCCTTCGGCTTAACTGCCTTGGGCTTGGCAGGACTCTTGGTTGCCTTTTTCGGTTTGGCAGCGGCCTTGGCCTTCTTAGGGCTCTTCGCCACCTTTTTGACGCCAGCCGCCGCGGGCTTCTTCGCCTTCTTCGGAGTCTTCTTCACTGCCTTTTTCGCCCCTGCAGCCTTCTTGGCCTTCTTAGGCGTGGCCCCCGCGGGCTTCTTAGCCTTAGCGGCGCCTGCCTTCTTGGCTTTGGGTTTGGCTTCCCCGGAGGCCGCCTTCTTGTTGAGTTTAAAGG
This DNA window, taken from Pan paniscus chromosome 5, NHGRI_mPanPan1-v2.0_pri, whole genome shotgun sequence, encodes the following:
- the LOC100988670 gene encoding histone H2A type 1, translated to MSGRGKQGGKARAKAKTRSSRAGLQFPVGRVHRLLRKGNYAERVGAGAPVYLAAVLEYLTAEILELAGNAARDNKKTRIIPRHLQLAIRNDEELNKLLGKVTIAQGGVLPNIQAVLLPKKTESHHKAKGK
- the H1-5 gene encoding histone H1.5, coding for MSETAPAETATPAPVEKSPAKKKATKKAAGAGAAKRKATGPPVSELITKAVAASKERNGLSLAALKKALAAGGYDVEKNNSRIKLGLKSLVSKGTLVQTKGTGASGSFKLNKKAASGEAKPKAKKAGAAKAKKPAGATPKKAKKAAGAKKAVKKTPKKAKKPAAAGVKKVAKSPKKAKAAAKPKKATKSPAKPKAVKPKAAKPKAAKPKAAKPKAAKAKKAAAKKK